The Lathyrus oleraceus cultivar Zhongwan6 chromosome 5, CAAS_Psat_ZW6_1.0, whole genome shotgun sequence genome includes the window ggatatTTCTTGAGGATGTCACTGCCGTGACGAAGACTCATCGGACAATAgtatccttaagaagatctcgtctaggtgaggtctttgtattatcccaacaaggaaaactccatgaggattctactacacgactctcgagtccagggttctaacaaggttctcagagtcatagatcgaggttggaaatattactgtaaggtaataatacgtccaagggatctcatctgattgaggctttcgtattaacccaataAGTCTGGGACTTTTTAGGTCGATACTACATAACCGCCAGATAgagtgggttaaaaggtccctagagtcattgatccaacttgaaaacactatcgtcgtgacgaaaactcgtcgggcaataatacCTCAAGAGAATCTCCTCAAGGCGGGGTCTTTGTATCTccccaacaaggaagactccttgtgggcgcccactacgcaaccaccaacttaatcttatgtttttctcagactcgggtggagagcctatctcacaaagtatcaccaaccagaggcccccaaataagacatagtcaataaatcacaatataataattatgacagaataataatagcagaataggaaaataacagacaaacaaacaagattaacacacaatacataaactgaactaaattaggcttcactctcttgTGCTTGGagcttttccccagcagagtcgccatctgtcgcatctcgaaaaatacgattcctcgcgatggtcacggaaaaaattacgttcgaacagagtcgccaccgaactttatttatcccaataaggttttatcgatattttcctatccccttattgggataaataaagttcggtggcgactctgttcgaacgtaattttttccgcgaccatcacgaggaatcgtatttttcgagatgcgacaattATTATTACTAAATGTGTCTTCCCAATTacacaagtttgagtaatactattctaatcactactaataaaaggaccaataaaacttacatcggttgtgtttatcataagAAGGAGCAAGGCACTGGAAGATGCTTGGAgaagtaagaaatctagtgtttctcattttcaaaattttatttaaggattaagtaatgatagcTGAATCATCTTGCTTTTCCTCTaggttgttcaagcgatgtccttcGAGTTatctctttagtattggtattagcacgactcttgcccataccacAACGCCGAGACCGAAGCACAAAATAAGAGCTCCTATCAGGATATACCAATTTTAcattcaattagtatattttaatcaaataaaaattctaaaagttttattgattttattaatatctagtttatatgATTACTTTCCCGCAAATTCGGCTTGACGAGAAGAATACATCAAATTATACCtactaatatcatacctagagaactaaaggtcgtaacaaaaacgGACATCGGATTTTCATTACTATCATTAATATCATACCTAGGCTGCAACAACTTTTGATGAAGATTTTGGCTCTGCGAGAGGTCCAAGAAACGCAAACAATTTCCTATCGACCACAAAGGGAATCAACATCTGGCGTTGCCAATTCTTCACCACTGCTTCATCAGAAGAAGTAGGTTGAGGAATGCGGTGCATACTTTCTTTGGCAGTAAGTTTAAAGGCAATGGGGTTATTTCTAGTAGCGTAGAAAGTAAGTACTTTGACGTGGGAAGAGAAGCCATTAAGGAATGAATAAAATAGGGTGAGTTTTAAGTTTTGGGGTGACAGATTCATTACGAAAGTTGCTTGAAGAAATGTGCAGGAAGAATGCACGGTTATGGAAGTAGAAAAACCTTGGAGGATGAAGAAAGAACTATTTATAAGCTATCCAGGTGAACAATCAGGCACTAATCGATTCAGAATTGACTAACGAAGAAGTAGTGAGAGAGTTAGTGGGTTCGGTTGAAATCCCACGACCTTGGGATAGCTGAGAATGATGGTGGAGAGTCTGGGGAACTGCGCTGCATGAAAATTATCATCATATTTTAGGCCATAATTAGTCATAAGACTGCTAGCCGAAATCTAAACAATCAAAAGGCAAGTTCCTCGATCGACATGCTCAAGACGAAATCAGCCTTTTTAGGGGGAACTTTGTTAGCTGAAAAATTTCGGCCAAAGAAGGTAAGCACACTCGACTAGGAAGCCCTTTGGAATATAAGGTCTACAAGAAGTTGGACAATCCATGGGTCGACATCAAGAGGTCCAGTCAAAGTCGAAGGGTATCTCCATGGTAAGGGATGATCATGGGTGGCCAAAACATGGACAATTATCTACATACATGGGAGAAGTGGGCCGACACGTGTCATCTCAAGATAGGTTCGTAACCCCCAACAGTTACTTTTTATTAGTACTTAAGCAAGTATTAGGGATTATTTTGGAGGatggcatttttagcatttgtAGTAGGAGTACACTTTAAGTACCAAAGCGTTTACGAGAAAAGAGTCATCTCCCTACAAAAAATGTACCTTTGCCTCCATTTATATACATCAGTTATTAAACTTACCAAATTGTCTTTActttattgcttttactttcaCTATATTTTCGTCTTACCAAATATGTTGTATGATGGATTTTGGTTTGAAGAAGTAGTGGGTTTAACTGTTAGAAAGGAAACAAGATTATGCAGGTGGAAATCCAAATGTTACAGAAAGAATTTTTTAGAACATGACAGGGACCAATCGATTTGTCCTGGGCTTTTTCTCCAAGCCAATCGACTGGTCACACACCCAAAGTTGGAAGATATGAGATTTTGATGAAAACCAATCGATTGATACAATCCTccaatcgattgcacaaacttTTTGTTTTGGAAAACTGGAAATTTTTCAGgtgccaatcgattgacactgaggatcaatcgattgatcctctGTATTCTTTGAAAAAGAGAAATGTGAGatgaaccaatcgattgggcttCCCCAACCAATCAATTGGTTTGTACCCAAAACTCCAAAATCCATTTATTTGATGTTTCTAAATGCATTTCATCAACCATTAATCATTTGTGATGTTATACTTGAATTGAATCAATGTTAAATGTGAGAATTACATATTGAATCTAGTGAGTTAACCTAGTGATCAATTTAGGCAATAAGTTAGACTTATAACTTAGATAACATTAGAAGGCAGCATTCATTTGTACGATGCTTATGTGGAGGTCGTAAATGAATGGTTGCAATAGTTGAGAGTGAgatgctttgtatggaacatgcaATGTTATTGCTTGTATTTTGGTGAATGAAGTCACTTGTGATTGATGAATCTTGTTATGCTTTATGGAACCGATCATCTATTCAGAATGTTTGCCCTTCGTGATGCACATCTCTATTTGATATGCTTGGATGAGTAAGTAATAGGATGTGATGCCGATGATTCATGTatcaattgggtttgagccccaaccacgGAGGATATggggggaaaggtggacacctaagtgggttagagtcctatacggtgaaagataccctaaaTGGGTTAGAGTCCCACACGGGTGATGGTCGCTTGAAATGATTTTGGaactcatagaggacccgatatccaccgcgaaagtcgaatcatacgagcatgcataAACTAGGCTTGCCCTAGACGTAGGTCCACTCAGGGATTGATTATTcgtgaatctgaataatgatcCTGTTTTGAGTTGCAAGAACTCAGGAGCATGTTGCCATACATTATGAGTTAGTTCCCCATCACTTAAGACTTCTTTCCCTTGTTGACTTAAGTTggatattgattagaaaaccttgtagagccgagtggacccataagatagggaacccactgggattattatctcaccccatgttgttgattatttttcaggtggttctgTGCAGGCGAAGGGTTAGGAcaagatagagtgatgtcttgcttacctgaTGTTTTGGTTGGCTACTCCGATGTGTAGATTTTTTTGAGGTCATTTTATAATGATCTAGCTCCTAGTCTTTTTTTATTTTGGGCACTTTTGTGTATGTTTTGTGCCATGTAGTGTTTCCTTTTGGGCATGTAAATATGTACATTGTGCCACTAggcgcttatgtatttcagtactAGTATTACACTATGTAAAATATgtattctagatatatattatatgtgggtgttacaattggtatcagagcaggttgtATCCTCGACCTAGCCATGAGATATTATAAGTATTCCTTTCTGCCTCATATGTGGGTTGTCATCATTGTCCTTGATGTTATATTCATAGTATTGAGCCTGATCAACTTAATTCTATTTGTATGACATTCAGGACCATGACTGATAGACGTAGAGGTCATGGTAGACCCAGAACTCAGAATTCCGACTCTGAACCGCCAAGTGGTAGTGAGGGTTTTCAATGGCCTTAGTTTGTGCAACAGATGCAGCAGCAATAAAACCAAATCATGCAATAGATGATGCAACAACGGAATGGTGGTCTTCATCCTCAAGGGGTTCCACAAGAAGTTGCAGGTGGTAGTTTTCGGGATTTCTTTCGCATGAATCCTCCTGAGTTCCATGGTGGATTAAATCCTGTGAAGGCTCATGAGTGGGTAACCAACATGGAAAGGATTTTTCAGATAGTGCATTGTAGCGAAGAGAATAAATTTGTGTTTGCTCCTCACATGATGAAGGGTCCTGCGGTGAGGTGGTGGGAGAGTGATTTGACTCTTATGACCAATCAAGGAGTACGTAGGGACTGGGAACATTTTAAGACTACTTTTCTAGATAAGTATTTTCCTAGCTCTTTGAGGACTCAGAAAGAGTTTGAGTTTCAGCAGCTTAGACAGGGTACTATGATGGTAGTTGCGTATGCTGAGAAGTTCGAAGATATGGATGCTTATTCTAGACAGGCCGAGTACACACCAGATGAGAGGTGGAAGATCGATCAATTCCTTTTTGGTCTAAGAGGTGAAATTTCTCATAGTGTTTCTCAAAGGGAATCCACTACTTATGCTGAATTGCTAACGTAATGCTATGTGGCTGAGAACAGTTTAAAGAAAGTTTAAGAAGAAATGGATCAGTATAGGAGTGGACAAAAGGACCAAGGGAGGCCAGGTAACCAGTTTAGGCCTAGACCTCAAGCTTTCAAGAGAAAATAAGTGCAACATGCAAGACCTAACCATCCTCCGCAATGTCAAGTATGTAAGAGGTCTCATTTTGGAAGATGTGCCGGAAGTGGAATTAAGTATTTTACTTGTCAGAAGGAGGGACACATGTCTAGGGATTGCCTCAGGATAAGAATCAGATGCAAGGGAGGAGCACTGGTTGAGTTTATACTTTGGATGCAAGTAAGGCTAAGAGAAACAATGCTTTGATTGCTGGTACGTATCTCGTCAATGATCATCCTTGTGTTTGTATTGTTTGATTGTGGGGAAAAACACTCTTTT containing:
- the LOC127080742 gene encoding uncharacterized protein LOC127080742 is translated as MMQQRNGGLHPQGVPQEVAGGSFRDFFRMNPPEFHGGLNPVKAHEWVTNMERIFQIVHCSEENKFVFAPHMMKGPAVRWWESDLTLMTNQGVRRDWEHFKTTFLDKYFPSSLRTQKEFEFQQLRQGTMMVVAYAEKFEDMDAYSRQAEYTPDERWKIDQFLFGLRGEISHSVSQRESTTYAELLT